The proteins below are encoded in one region of Peribacillus muralis:
- a CDS encoding glycosyltransferase, producing MKNIAIVVVAFNRVNSLSRLLKSITQAEYYGKKITLIISIDNSGSDEVASYARDFKWPFGEKEVIQHPNRLGLRNHVLYCGNLTSNYDAVVMLEDDLFISKNFIPYVYQSIEKYDSCDQIAGISLYTHLWNVGIHRPFVPQNNGYDAYFLQYAQSWGQVWTKRMWSQFYEWYIENNHEFSEDIDLPNSVVNWPKSSWLKYYIRYIVKTNRYFVYPYVALTTNFTDPGTHNSISNTGFQVPLLSFNKETYNLPDFKKDTLKYDVFFEQEDLGSVLNLSDEELCVDLYGDKNNIHKKQFWLTAKVCNYKVIKKFPIQLRPHELNVQYNLKGEGIYLYDTYSEETNITAIQSNNLKISEVRYDVRAISNKSLLHLLSYEILQYFKRKLIFKRTKNKKKKII from the coding sequence ATGAAAAATATAGCTATAGTTGTTGTAGCATTCAATCGTGTTAATTCATTATCTAGATTGTTAAAGTCAATAACACAAGCGGAATACTACGGAAAAAAGATAACTCTAATAATTAGTATAGACAATAGCGGTAGCGACGAAGTTGCATCGTATGCACGTGATTTTAAATGGCCTTTTGGTGAAAAAGAGGTTATTCAACATCCTAATCGTCTTGGTTTAAGAAATCACGTTTTGTATTGTGGGAATTTAACAAGTAATTATGATGCTGTGGTAATGTTAGAGGACGATTTATTTATATCAAAGAATTTTATCCCCTATGTTTATCAATCAATTGAAAAATATGATTCATGTGATCAAATTGCTGGTATTTCTCTTTATACTCATTTATGGAATGTAGGAATTCACAGACCATTTGTTCCACAGAATAATGGGTACGATGCTTACTTTTTACAGTACGCACAATCATGGGGACAAGTTTGGACTAAGAGAATGTGGTCTCAGTTTTATGAATGGTATATAGAAAATAATCATGAATTTAGTGAAGATATAGATTTACCCAATAGCGTTGTTAATTGGCCAAAATCTTCTTGGTTAAAATATTATATTCGTTATATCGTAAAGACAAATCGTTATTTTGTTTATCCATATGTAGCACTTACTACTAATTTTACTGATCCAGGTACCCATAATAGCATTTCAAATACTGGTTTTCAGGTTCCCTTGCTCTCTTTTAATAAAGAAACCTATAACCTTCCGGATTTTAAAAAAGATACATTGAAGTATGATGTTTTTTTTGAGCAGGAGGATTTAGGTAGTGTTTTAAATCTTAGTGATGAAGAATTATGTGTGGATCTTTATGGTGATAAAAATAATATTCATAAAAAGCAATTTTGGTTAACTGCAAAAGTATGTAATTATAAGGTAATCAAAAAATTCCCAATTCAACTAAGACCTCATGAACTTAATGTACAATATAATTTAAAGGGTGAGGGGATTTACCTTTATGATACATACAGTGAAGAAACAAATATAACAGCTATTCAGAGTAATAATCTCAAAATATCAGAAGTAAGATATGATGTGAGGGCAATTTCTAATAAAAGTTTATTACATTTATTAAGTTATGAAATTTTACAATATTTTAAAAGAAAACTCATTTTCAAAAGGACTAAAAACAAAAAAAAGAAAATTATATAG
- a CDS encoding xenobiotic acyltransferase family protein: protein MKSTAKRVIKFFLSRYLSIKTKSIIKERCDVNFNTVLEGRNVIHNNVSFSNSKLGYGTYIGKDSKLTNSLIGRYCSIAENVKLITGGHPTNTFVSTHPAFFSTLKQSGFSYVTDTKFNEFKYSDINDMYAVTIGNDVWIGADVKIIGGVNIGDGAIIATGAVVANDLEPYNIYGGVPARRIGTRFTEEEKAFLLSFKWWERETEWISENAFLFSDIKKFMALHSLEYGDGHT from the coding sequence TTGAAGTCTACAGCTAAAAGGGTTATTAAGTTTTTTTTGTCGAGGTATCTATCTATTAAAACTAAATCTATTATAAAAGAAAGATGCGACGTGAATTTTAACACTGTACTAGAAGGAAGAAATGTTATTCATAATAATGTTTCCTTTTCTAATAGTAAACTAGGGTATGGTACTTATATTGGAAAAGATTCGAAATTAACAAACTCTCTAATTGGAAGATATTGTTCTATAGCTGAGAATGTAAAATTAATAACTGGGGGTCACCCTACAAATACATTCGTATCTACACATCCAGCCTTTTTTTCTACGTTAAAACAATCGGGATTTAGTTATGTTACAGATACAAAATTTAATGAGTTTAAGTATTCAGATATTAATGATATGTATGCTGTTACTATTGGAAATGATGTGTGGATAGGAGCCGATGTCAAGATAATTGGAGGAGTTAATATTGGTGATGGAGCTATCATTGCTACAGGGGCAGTAGTTGCTAATGATTTGGAACCATATAATATTTATGGTGGAGTACCAGCAAGGAGAATTGGAACTAGATTTACAGAAGAAGAAAAAGCGTTTCTTTTAAGTTTTAAATGGTGGGAACGTGAAACAGAATGGATTAGCGAAAATGCCTTTTTATTTTCAGATATAAAAAAATTCATGGCTTTACACTCACTAGAATACGGAGATGGGCATACATGA
- a CDS encoding flippase — protein MNNSNKTFKMLISKNVVATRIIKNSGWIVSDKLFTLVIGVFVTALIARYFGPEQYGQFNYTLAFVSLFTAISTLGLETLTVKSIIDKRVNEGVILFTSLLLRVIGGIVLTIMATGIIRIIEPEDKNLHLLVLVMSFTISVKSVEVIEYWIQANQKAKISSIIRMSVYVIMAVLKILLVVKEGTLLQFALIYTLDAFLISVALLIAYFKVREDKSLWTFSFSYAKGILTQSWYLILSGLMITLYMRIDQVMLGTMMPTKTEVGIYSAAVQISEMWYFVPMAIITSFKPIIMNNKINNEENYLNSMQILYTIIAWTGIGFGIAILILSKIIVRVLYGVEYIEAASILSISVFAGTFALLGSARSVWLISEGLQKYTLIYTLVGLILNVILNYFLIPQMGAYGAAIATLAAQIFANVFVLYFFSKTKISTYMILKAFSIPNLIESIRMIRKL, from the coding sequence ATGAATAATAGTAATAAAACTTTTAAAATGCTTATTTCAAAAAATGTAGTTGCTACTAGAATAATCAAAAATTCCGGCTGGATAGTAAGTGATAAGCTGTTTACGTTGGTTATAGGCGTGTTTGTTACTGCCCTTATTGCTCGCTATTTTGGACCCGAGCAATATGGTCAATTTAACTACACCTTGGCATTTGTTTCTTTGTTTACTGCTATTTCTACTCTAGGACTGGAAACGTTGACTGTTAAGTCTATCATCGATAAGAGGGTAAATGAAGGGGTCATTTTATTTACAAGCTTACTACTTAGAGTAATTGGTGGAATTGTTTTAACAATAATGGCTACTGGGATAATAAGAATCATTGAACCTGAGGACAAAAACCTGCATTTGTTAGTTCTAGTTATGTCGTTTACGATAAGTGTTAAATCAGTTGAAGTAATCGAGTACTGGATACAGGCTAATCAAAAAGCTAAAATTTCTTCTATCATTCGCATGTCTGTTTATGTCATTATGGCTGTTTTGAAAATTCTCTTAGTTGTTAAAGAAGGAACTCTCCTACAATTTGCGCTTATATATACTCTTGATGCGTTTTTAATTAGTGTCGCCCTTTTGATAGCCTATTTTAAAGTAAGAGAGGATAAATCACTCTGGACATTTAGTTTTTCCTATGCAAAAGGAATTTTAACGCAGAGTTGGTATCTTATACTCTCAGGTCTTATGATTACACTTTATATGAGAATAGACCAGGTTATGCTTGGAACAATGATGCCAACAAAGACAGAAGTTGGTATCTACTCTGCAGCAGTGCAAATTTCCGAAATGTGGTATTTTGTACCAATGGCCATTATAACCTCGTTTAAACCTATAATTATGAATAATAAAATTAACAATGAAGAAAACTACCTTAACTCTATGCAAATTTTGTACACCATTATCGCATGGACTGGAATTGGATTTGGGATAGCAATATTAATTTTGTCAAAAATAATAGTAAGAGTATTGTATGGAGTAGAATATATAGAAGCGGCCAGTATTTTGTCTATCAGTGTCTTTGCAGGAACATTTGCTTTGCTTGGATCGGCGAGGTCGGTATGGTTAATATCTGAAGGCTTACAAAAATACACATTAATTTATACTCTTGTAGGTTTAATATTAAACGTCATATTAAATTATTTCTTAATACCCCAAATGGGTGCGTATGGAGCAGCTATTGCTACCTTGGCTGCACAAATATTTGCTAATGTATTTGTATTATATTTCTTTTCTAAAACTAAGATTTCTACTTATATGATACTAAAGGCATTTTCAATACCAAACCTTATAGAAAGTATTAGAATGATAAGAAAACTTTAA